The DNA sequence CGCCGGGAGGTTGATGCCGGCCATCCCGCCGCCCTTGACGCCCTGCGGTCGCACCAGGGACGCCGCGAAGCGCAGCAACGACGCCTCCGAGGAGACGAACGCCAGCGCCTCGGCGCCGTCGGTCAGCCAGGACGCGCCGACCACCTCGTCCCCCTCCCGCAACGAGATCACCTCGAACTCGTCCGAGCGGACCGGCCAGTCGGGCGCGCACACCTTCACCACGCCCTGCCGGGTGCCCAGCGCCAGACCGGGCGACCCCTCGGCGGACGGGCCCAGCGGCGTCAGCCCGACCACGGTCTCCCCCGGCGCCAACGGCGCCAACTCGGCGGCCGACATGCCGCCGCGCAGCGACACCGTGCCGGACTGCTCCGGCAGCACCGGCAACGGCAGGACGTCGATCTTGAACGCCCGGCCGGCGCTGGTGACCAGCAGCACCCGCCCCCGGGCGGTGGAGTGCACCACCGCGCGTACCGCGTCGTGCTTGACCCGGCCGCTGCGGCGACGCGCCTCGGCCGCCTCCTCCGACTCGGCGGCGGTCCGGGCGACCAGCCCGGTCGCGGAGAGGATCACCTGGCACGGGTCGTCGGCGACCTCCAGCGGGCCGGCCGGCACCGAGGCCGCGAGGACCTCCTTCAGGTCCCCGTCGACCAGCGTGGTGCGCCGCTGCGCGCCGAACTGCTTCACCACCGCAGCCAGCTCGTCGGAGACCAGCTTCCGCAGCACCTTCTCATCGTCCAGGATCGTCGACAGCTCGGCGATCTCCCCGCGCAGCTTCTCCTGCTCGGCCTCCAGCTCCAGCCGGTCGTACCTCGTCAACCGACGCAGCGGGGTGTCCAGGATGTAGCTGGCCTGGATCTCGGAGAGCTTGAACTTCTGCATCAGGCCGTCCTTGGCGGCCTGGGCGTCCTCGCTGGCCCGGATCAGCTTCACGACCTTGTCGATGTCGAGCAGCGCGATCAGCAGCCCGTCGACCAGGTGCAGCCGCTCCTCCCGCTTGCGCTTGCGGTACGCGGTGCGCCGGGTCACCACCTCGTAGCGGTGGGCCAGGAACACCTCCAGCAGCTCCTTGAGCCCGAGCGTGCGCGGCTGGCCGTCCACCAGCACCAGGTTGTTCACGCCGAACGACTGCTCCAGCGGGGTGAGCCGGTAGAGGTCGGCGAGCAGCGCCTGCGGGTTGACCCCGACCTTGCACTCCACCACCAGGCGGGTGCCGTTCTCCCGGTCGGTGAGGTCCTTGACGTCGGCGATGCCGGTCAGCCGCTTGGTCTTGTTGACCTCGTTGGTGATGGCCGCGATGACCTTCTCCGCGCCGACGCCGTACGGCAGCTC is a window from the Micromonospora sp. DSM 45708 genome containing:
- a CDS encoding DNA gyrase/topoisomerase IV subunit A; amino-acid sequence: MARRKDDRAKADLSAFDQAGARVFDNPLVTEVSDSYLEYAFSVIHSRALPDARDGLKPVHRRILWSMHESGFRPDRSHVKSARVVGDVMGRYHPHGDTAIYDAMVRLAQDFSLNVPLIDGHGNFGSPDDGPAAARYTEARMSREAMLLVGELGEDTVDVEPNYDGSLTQPTVLPAAFPNLLVNGASGIAVGMATNMIPHNLGEAVQAARWLINHPDATLDKLMEFVPGPDLPTGGLLLGLDEVRRAYETGRGVVRMRGRVQIGPLEGSRGRQAITVTELPYGVGAEKVIAAITNEVNKTKRLTGIADVKDLTDRENGTRLVVECKVGVNPQALLADLYRLTPLEQSFGVNNLVLVDGQPRTLGLKELLEVFLAHRYEVVTRRTAYRKRKREERLHLVDGLLIALLDIDKVVKLIRASEDAQAAKDGLMQKFKLSEIQASYILDTPLRRLTRYDRLELEAEQEKLRGEIAELSTILDDEKVLRKLVSDELAAVVKQFGAQRRTTLVDGDLKEVLAASVPAGPLEVADDPCQVILSATGLVARTAAESEEAAEARRRSGRVKHDAVRAVVHSTARGRVLLVTSAGRAFKIDVLPLPVLPEQSGTVSLRGGMSAAELAPLAPGETVVGLTPLGPSAEGSPGLALGTRQGVVKVCAPDWPVRSDEFEVISLREGDEVVGASWLTDGAEALAFVSSEASLLRFAASLVRPQGVKGGGMAGINLPAGARVVFFGAVRTDEPRHGEPMVVTSTGATVKVTPMQAYPAKGRATGGVRAQRLLKGELELSVAWIGPRPVGATANGDPVDLPPADPRRDGSGFAVMLGPTVIGHHIDRD